The Onychomys torridus chromosome 4, mOncTor1.1, whole genome shotgun sequence genome includes a window with the following:
- the Chst1 gene encoding carbohydrate sulfotransferase 1 has product MQCSWKAVLLLALASIAIQYTAIRTFTAKSFHTCPGLAETGLAERLCEEGPTFSYNLSRKTHILILATTRSGSSFVGQLFNQHMDVFYLFEPLYHVQNTLIPRFTQGKSPADRRVMLGASRDLLRSLYDCDLYFLENYIKPPPINHTTDRVFRRGASRVLCSRPVCDPPGSPDLVLEEGDCVRKCGLLNLTLAAEACREHSHVAIKTVRVPEVNDLRALVEDPRLNLKVIQLVRDPRGILASRSETFRDTYRLWRLWYGTGRKPYNLDVTQLTTVCEDFSSSVSTGLMRPSWLKGKYMLVRYEDLARNPMKKTEEIYEFLGIPLDGHVARWIQNNTRGDPTLGKHKYGTVRNSAATAEKWRFRLSYDIVAFAQNACQQVLAQLGYKMANSEKELKNPAVSLVEERDFRPFL; this is encoded by the coding sequence ATGCAATGTTCCTGGAAGGCTGTCCTCCTCCTTGCCCTGGCCTCCATTGCCATCCAGTACACCGCCATTCGCACATTCACCGCCAAGTCTTTCCATACTTGCCCTGGCTTGGCAGAGACTGGGCTGGCAGAACGGCTGTGTGAGGAGGGCCCCACCTTCTCCTATAACCTCTCTAGGAAGACCCACATCCTTATCCTGGCCACCACACGCAGTGGCTCATCCTTTGTGGGTCAGCTCTTTAACCAGCACATGGATGTCTTCTACCTGTTTGAGCCTCTCTACCACGTCCAGAACACGCTCATTCCCCGCTTCACCCAGGGAAAGAGCCCCGCAGATCGTAGGGTCATGCTAGGGGCCAGCCGGGACCTGCTGAGGAGTCTTTATGACTGTGATCTCTACTTTCTAGAGAATTACATCAAGCCACCTCCTATCAACCACACCACTGACAGGGTCTTCCGTCGAGGGGCCAGCAGGGTCCTCTGCTCCCGTCCAGTGTGCGACCCTCCAGGGTCTCCTGATCTGGTCTTGGAGGAGGGGGATTGTGTACGCAAGTGCGGCCTGCTGAACCTGACCTTGGCAGCTGAGGCTTGCCGTGAGCACAGCCATGTGGCCATCAAGACTGTGCGGGTGCCTGAGGTAAATGACCTGCGAGCCCTGGTGGAAGACCCTAGGTTGAACCTCAAGGTCATCCAGCTGGTACGAGACCCTCGTGGCATCTTGGCTTCCCGGAGTGAGACCTTCCGGGACACCTACCGACTCTGGCGCCTTTGGTACGGCACAGGGAGGAAACCCTACAACCTGGACGTGACGCAGCTGACCACAGTGTGCGAGGATTTCTCCAGCTCTGTGTCCACCGGCCTGATGCGGCCCTCCTGGCTCAAGGGCAAATACATGCTAGTGCGCTATGAGGACCTGGCCAGAAACCCCatgaagaagacagaggagaTCTACGAATTCCTGGGTATCCCCCTGGACGGTCATGTGGCGCGCTGGATCCAGAACAATACTCGTGGCGACCCTACTTTGGGCAAGCACAAGTACGGCACAGTGCGCAATTCTGCGGCCACTGCCGAGAAGTGGCGCTTCCGTCTCTCCTATGACATCGTGGCCTTTGCCCAGAACGCCTGCCAGCAGGTGCTGGCCCAGCTGGGCTACAAAATGGCCAACTCGGAGAAGGAGCTGAAGAACCCGGCCGTCAGCCTGGTGGAGGAGCGCGATTTCCGACCGTTCTTGTGA